In Alicyclobacillus vulcanalis, a single window of DNA contains:
- the infA gene encoding translation initiation factor IF-1, whose translation MAKDDVIEVEGTVIEPLPNAMFRVELENGHKVLAHVSGKIRMHYIKILPGDRVTVELSPYDLTRGRITYRYK comes from the coding sequence ATGGCAAAGGATGATGTGATTGAAGTCGAAGGCACGGTGATCGAGCCTTTACCCAACGCAATGTTTCGCGTCGAGTTGGAGAACGGGCACAAGGTCCTGGCGCACGTGTCGGGCAAGATCAGGATGCATTACATCAAAATCCTGCCGGGCGATCGCGTCACGGTCGAGCTGTCGCCGTACGATTTAACGCGTGGCAGGATTACGTACCGCTACAAGTAA
- the secY gene encoding preprotein translocase subunit SecY produces the protein MWQAIANLWRLKHLRKRILFTLMVLAVYRIGTYIPVPGMNVSALNAGAGNNALFSLLNMFSGGAFYRFSIFAMSVTPYITASIIVQLLQSGVIPRFEEWQKEGESGRQKLTQVTRYLTVALGLLQAAGFTYMFARSGLLLPGANNWWSYVVIVVTLTAGDTLLMWFGEMITEKGVGNGISLLIFTSILSRFSTLGQEVYASWFMNQSSHLFLGILKTLILIAGIVIIFALIVLVQQAERKIPVQYAKRVVGRTVYSGQQSYIPIKLLAAGVIPVIFAISLLFLPYTIASYFQSHHWAEFILRYLSPQTGWFMGAEVILIILFTFFYTHVQINPQQLAEQLQKHAGFIPGVRPGHDTEMYIIKVINRVTVFGSVFLGVISVLPFVLLGAMNLTDYNIQGTSLIILVGVALQTMQQMEGQLLQRQYRGFIRE, from the coding sequence GTGTGGCAGGCCATTGCCAACCTGTGGCGCCTGAAACATCTGCGGAAGCGGATCTTGTTCACGCTGATGGTTCTTGCCGTGTACCGGATTGGGACGTACATTCCGGTGCCCGGCATGAACGTCAGCGCGCTGAACGCGGGAGCGGGAAACAACGCGCTGTTCAGCCTCTTGAACATGTTCTCCGGCGGAGCGTTTTATCGCTTCTCGATCTTCGCGATGAGTGTCACGCCGTACATCACCGCGTCGATCATCGTTCAGCTCCTGCAATCCGGGGTCATTCCGCGATTTGAGGAGTGGCAAAAGGAGGGTGAATCCGGGCGGCAGAAGCTGACCCAGGTCACCCGGTATTTGACCGTCGCGCTCGGGCTGCTCCAGGCGGCGGGCTTCACGTATATGTTCGCTCGCTCAGGGCTTCTCTTGCCGGGGGCGAACAATTGGTGGTCGTACGTCGTCATTGTCGTGACGCTGACCGCCGGCGACACGCTCCTGATGTGGTTTGGCGAAATGATCACCGAAAAAGGCGTCGGGAATGGCATCTCGCTTCTGATCTTCACGAGCATCCTGTCCCGCTTCTCGACGCTGGGGCAAGAGGTGTACGCAAGCTGGTTTATGAACCAGTCGAGCCACCTCTTTCTCGGGATCCTGAAGACGTTGATCCTGATCGCGGGCATCGTGATCATCTTCGCGCTGATCGTGCTCGTGCAGCAGGCAGAGCGGAAGATCCCCGTGCAATATGCCAAGCGCGTGGTGGGCCGGACGGTGTACTCGGGCCAACAGTCGTACATCCCCATCAAGCTGCTGGCGGCGGGTGTGATTCCGGTGATCTTCGCGATCTCGCTGTTGTTTCTGCCGTACACGATCGCTTCGTACTTTCAATCGCATCACTGGGCCGAGTTCATTCTGCGCTACCTGAGCCCGCAGACGGGGTGGTTCATGGGCGCGGAAGTCATCCTGATCATCCTGTTCACGTTCTTCTACACGCACGTGCAGATCAACCCGCAGCAGCTGGCCGAGCAACTCCAGAAGCACGCGGGCTTCATTCCCGGCGTGCGTCCCGGTCATGACACGGAAATGTACATCATCAAGGTCATCAACCGGGTCACGGTCTTCGGGTCGGTGTTTCTGGGTGTGATCTCCGTATTGCCGTTTGTCCTTCTGGGCGCCATGAACCTAACCGATTACAACATTCAGGGCACGTCGCTCATCATTCTCGTCGGTGTCGCGCTGCAGACCATGCAGCAGATGGAGGGCCAGTTGCTCCAGCGCCAGTACCGGGGATTCATCCGCGAGTAG
- a CDS encoding KOW domain-containing RNA-binding protein: MGIPRELPPVGSYVEVIQGRDAGLVAVVLAHEGDRFVRIADGDVRRVEKPKKKNVAHIRRIHRMAETIAQKLAEGGRVTNAELRHAVRMLMESQMRTASGQGEREQGGI, translated from the coding sequence ATGGGGATACCTCGAGAGCTCCCTCCGGTAGGTTCGTACGTCGAAGTGATCCAGGGGCGAGACGCCGGCCTGGTGGCCGTGGTCCTTGCGCACGAGGGTGACCGGTTTGTGCGCATCGCCGACGGAGACGTGCGACGGGTGGAGAAGCCGAAGAAGAAGAACGTGGCCCACATTCGGCGTATCCATCGCATGGCTGAAACGATCGCCCAGAAGCTCGCGGAAGGCGGGCGCGTGACGAATGCGGAACTCCGCCACGCGGTGAGAATGTTGATGGAGTCGCAGATGCGAACGGCAAGCGGACAGGGAGAACGTGAGCAAGGGGGGATATGA
- a CDS encoding adenylate kinase produces MQVILIGLPGAGKGTQAAKIQAEFGIPHVSTGDMFRQAIASGSDLGRQVKAYLDSGRLVPDETTVAVVRDRLQQPDAAKGFLLDGFPRTVPQAQALDDLLHELHKPLDCVLYIHVDPAVLKERLTGRRICRSCGATYHIKFQPPKVEGVCDVCGGELYQRADDTEEAVATRLEQFKQTEPLIAYYEERGLLRRIDGEKPIDQVHADVLAALAPFQR; encoded by the coding sequence GTGCAGGTCATATTGATTGGATTGCCTGGTGCCGGGAAGGGGACGCAAGCCGCGAAGATCCAGGCGGAGTTTGGGATTCCGCATGTTTCGACGGGAGATATGTTCCGGCAGGCGATTGCCTCCGGGAGCGATCTCGGCCGGCAGGTGAAGGCGTATCTAGACTCCGGACGCTTGGTGCCCGATGAGACCACGGTCGCTGTGGTGCGCGACAGGCTGCAGCAGCCGGACGCGGCCAAGGGCTTTCTGCTCGACGGCTTTCCGCGCACGGTGCCCCAGGCGCAGGCGCTCGACGATCTGCTCCACGAGCTTCACAAGCCGCTCGACTGTGTGCTGTACATTCACGTCGACCCCGCGGTGCTGAAGGAACGCCTGACGGGTCGCCGCATATGCAGGTCTTGTGGAGCGACGTACCACATCAAGTTCCAGCCTCCCAAAGTGGAGGGGGTCTGCGACGTGTGCGGCGGGGAACTGTATCAGCGCGCGGACGATACTGAGGAAGCCGTGGCCACCCGGCTCGAGCAATTTAAGCAGACGGAGCCCCTCATCGCGTACTATGAGGAGCGGGGATTGCTCAGGCGGATCGACGGGGAGAAGCCCATCGACCAAGTTCATGCGGACGTCCTCGCGGCCCTGGCGCCCTTCCAGAGGTGA
- the rpmJ gene encoding 50S ribosomal protein L36, with protein MKVRPSVKPMCEKCKVIRRKGNVMVICENPKHKQRQG; from the coding sequence GTGAAAGTCCGTCCTTCCGTCAAGCCCATGTGCGAGAAGTGCAAGGTGATTCGCCGCAAGGGCAATGTGATGGTGATTTGCGAGAATCCGAAACACAAGCAGCGCCAGGGCTGA
- the rplO gene encoding 50S ribosomal protein L15 — protein sequence MKLHELKPAEGSKHRKKRLGRGTSSGHGKTSTRGSKGQWARSGGGVRPGFEGGQTPLFRRLPKRGFTNARFKKVYATVNVERLNVFPAGTVVTPELLLERRIIREPLDGLKVLGKGDLQVSLTVKAHAISSSAREKIEAAGGTVEVI from the coding sequence ATGAAACTGCACGAGCTAAAGCCCGCCGAGGGTTCGAAGCATCGCAAGAAGCGCCTGGGCCGCGGTACGAGCTCTGGCCACGGCAAAACGTCCACGCGGGGTTCCAAGGGCCAGTGGGCGCGGTCCGGAGGCGGCGTTCGACCCGGTTTCGAAGGCGGTCAGACGCCGCTGTTCCGCCGATTGCCGAAGCGCGGTTTTACGAACGCCCGCTTTAAGAAGGTGTACGCCACGGTGAACGTGGAGCGCCTGAACGTGTTCCCGGCAGGAACCGTGGTGACGCCGGAGTTGTTGCTCGAACGCCGGATCATTCGCGAACCGCTGGACGGGCTGAAAGTTTTGGGCAAGGGTGATCTGCAGGTGAGCCTGACGGTGAAGGCCCACGCGATCTCATCCTCGGCACGGGAGAAGATTGAGGCCGCGGGTGGCACCGTCGAGGTGATCTGA